Proteins encoded together in one Streptomyces sp. TLI_171 window:
- a CDS encoding glycosyltransferase family 2 protein yields MSAAEQGGTVLTVVVPMYNEEDALPSFAARLRPALDGLGVRYEVLAVDDGSADKTAALLRDLTADWPELRMVRLRRNSGHQAALTAGFDFAVGDYVATIDADLQDPPEKLAEMLELARGERLDIVYGVREDRSTDTGFKRWTAGAYYWLMRSLVGRQVPSNAGDFRLLSRDAVEALKELPDQHRVYRLLVPWLGFPSGEVRYVREERVAGETKYPLTKMVRLALDSVTGFSAAPLRLATWLGTIAFFACLGLLAFSLTVYLTGNTVPGWTSLFVGLLFVGAVQLICVGLLGEYVARIYTSVQGRPAYFVAEDTRPRA; encoded by the coding sequence ATGAGTGCAGCGGAGCAAGGCGGCACCGTCCTGACGGTGGTGGTCCCGATGTACAACGAGGAGGACGCGCTGCCCTCCTTCGCCGCCCGGCTGCGGCCGGCGCTGGACGGACTCGGCGTACGTTACGAGGTGCTGGCCGTCGACGACGGCAGCGCCGACAAGACCGCCGCGCTGCTGCGCGACCTGACTGCCGACTGGCCCGAGCTGCGGATGGTCCGGCTGCGCCGCAACAGCGGCCACCAGGCGGCGCTCACCGCCGGGTTCGACTTCGCCGTCGGCGACTACGTGGCCACCATCGACGCCGATCTGCAGGACCCGCCGGAGAAGCTCGCCGAGATGCTGGAGCTGGCCCGCGGCGAGCGCCTGGACATCGTGTACGGGGTGCGCGAGGACCGCTCCACCGACACCGGGTTCAAGCGCTGGACGGCCGGCGCCTACTACTGGCTGATGCGCTCCCTGGTGGGCCGTCAGGTGCCGTCCAACGCGGGCGACTTCCGGCTGCTGTCCCGGGACGCCGTCGAGGCGCTGAAGGAACTGCCGGACCAGCACCGGGTCTACCGCCTGCTGGTGCCCTGGCTGGGCTTCCCCAGCGGCGAGGTGCGCTACGTGCGCGAGGAGCGGGTGGCGGGCGAGACCAAGTACCCGCTGACCAAGATGGTCCGGCTCGCCCTGGACAGCGTCACCGGTTTCTCCGCCGCGCCGCTGCGGCTGGCCACCTGGCTCGGCACCATCGCCTTCTTCGCCTGCCTGGGACTACTGGCCTTCTCGCTGACCGTCTACCTGACCGGCAACACCGTGCCCGGCTGGACCTCGCTCTTCGTCGGCCTGCTGTTCGTCGGCGCGGTGCAGCTGATCTGCGTCGGCCTGCTCGGCGAGTACGTGGCCCGGATCTACACCTCGGTGCAGGGCCGCCCCGCGTACTTCGTCGCCGAGGACACCCGGCCGCGGGCCTGA